GGAAACAGTTACAATATACACAATGCTGTGTattctgtggcccaggctctccatgatatgcttcttcatcaaacGGAAATGCAAACCATGGGAAACCGAAAAGGGAcactgccttcccctgcacaggtaaggtctTCACTCTTGGATGGCATACATCATGAGCACAGTCACTCCTTAGAGAGGTTGCTCACTGTATGAAATGCAATGTTTCAAGTATGTTTCAAAAATCCaagacattatagctgattaattaTCTGTGATGTGCTCTACATATGTGTTCATATGACCTTACACACAAGCAGgtcaataaaaagaaacatatgtaTTCTGCTTTTATAAATTCTTAGTTGCAGATAACTTCACCATGATCATAGCTAATGTCCTGAAAACTGTTAATTCATCTTTCCCCTTTTAGTTTCTTAAGAAGTAGCAAAGGATGTTCTGCTGAGCAAAATTATCCATTTTTCAAAAGTGATctagggggctgaggatatagcctagtggcaagagtgcctgcctcggatacacgaggccctaggttcgattccccagcaccacatatacagaaaacggccagaagcggcgctgtggctcaagtggcagagtgctagccttgagcgggaagaagccagggacagtgctcaggccctgagtccaaggcccaggactggcaaaaaaaaaaaaaaaaagtgatctagGATAATTCTaccttttgttttgaaattttagcAAGCTCAATTGATACACAATCATAAAATTTATGGCTGTGGCAAACTGCAGGTAGGCAACTTAGAATTGTTTCATTCATGACTATATGTAGAATTAGTTTCCCTTAAGAAGAAGCCTTCTAACTCCTTTCTGAGTGACCAAggttaagaaataatatttttattcctccatagTTTTTCTTATGGGATACCTTATTAGATGTCTGTTGTAAGCCTTAATTCTGAATGTGATATTAAATGCAATGAGGAGTTTTTCTTAGTTCAAGTTTTCTGTCTTAGATCTAGAATAGACCTCACCATAAGATGATGCATCTCTTTTAGCTGCATGCTTTCCTGAAGAATATCCAATTTAACAATGCTGCTGGAGACCAAGTGATTTGGGATGAGAGAAGGAAAtttgaggcagagtatgacattgtgaacatttggaattttccagaaggtcttcaaCTTGAGGTGAAAATAGGAACGTTTTCTCCATATGCTCTACATGGCCATCAGCTGTCTTTATCGGAAGATATGGTGcagtgggccataggaactacagaggtgagTTGGATCTAAACATAATGATGGAAAAACGTACAGGTAAGCAAAATTCAACACTAAATTGTTTATCTGGGTTGGTGCTAGCAACATTCTCCTGTAACCATACTTACTGAGATGGCTGAAATGTGAATATCATGGTTTGGAGTCAGACCAAGCATGAGAGTCTTTAGgacacttatctcctattaacctgtAATAacgatggaagtggagctcttgTTCAAGTTGTGAATTGCTTGACTTAAGCAATTAAGCTCAGATACAATACTCatttcctgaattcaagccttaggttTGGTACATGTACACCTAGAAATTTGTATCCTATGTATCAAACATTTAATTATTTCCAACCTAACAATTTTATTGAGTGACTCTCGAATAGAAAAGGAACATAATAACTTAATAAGGATAGGTGCTTGTGATCATATCtgccctcctagctactcagaactctAATGTTCTCtgatctaagattacaggtcaggaaaaatctcaaaaaggcagaaaagtttatgacactcttatctcaattcaccaccaaaatctGAAAGTTGAACGGTGGCTCAAGTACTACagtgctaatcttgagtaaaAAGTGCTTAAGAACCGTGCCCAGTCTTTGACTTAAAACTCAAGGAtcagaacaaaaaaataagtgtGTTTCAAAATGTTGATTTACAATAttgtcttaaaatataaatttagcgGGGTTCTAATATTGTGACAAAGTACCTGAGGAATCACTTTATGTGGGTGAAAGTTGATTTTGTTCCCTTCTGTGTCAGTTTCATTCATTGGTTAGTTGGCCTACTATTTAAGCATCTGTGGTTAGAGGTACCATTGAAGGGGCCTTGGTGAAAAGAAGATTCTCTTCTCATTGCTACTGGAAAATGAAGAGGGAAATAGGATGGGCCTGCAGTTCACATAACCTTACAAAAGGGAGATTTGTGCTGTACTTTACATCATTTAGAGGTTTGAAAAggattcctcctctcttctctttaccATGCCACAGGTGAGACAACATATAATGACATGAATTCAATACAATTCCATAGGGCAGGAAACTAGGACTTAACCTTCTCACCATTAATTTCTACCTTTAAAAGTTCCCACATTACTCAATAACTCATAGCATATAAAGTCAGTAACTGTCTTCAGTTACTAGACTTACTTGCAAGGAAATATTGATTAATAACTTAAGTCTTAAAATACTGAAGGTTTTAGAGTGTTAGGTAAAATCTGAATAGTTACTGACAAGTATATGATTTCCCTCAGACTCCtcattctgtctgcagtgagagctgtggtcctggatataggaaatctcctcaggagggggaggctgtctgttgctttgattgtaccccttgccCAGAGAATGAGATTGCTAATGGTACAGGTAAGCCCATGATTTTGGGAGAATTTCTTCATCTCTCCCTAGATTTCCACAATCCAATAAAGTCAATGCAAAAGTTGTATATTAAGATTACAGAGCCCATATTCCTTTGCCCTGTTAATTTAACTGTGAGAACTGATGGCATTCCTAGTTTAAATACCACAGTTCacgatttgaaaaaaaaatattttattaatattttctagtCTATGCAGGCAAACTTATCTACAGGAAATCCTTCTTGTCATTAATCACTAAGTTTAAAACTCTAACAAAAAATTAAGCACATCATATTCAGGAGCGTGTTTACCATAATAGATACATTTTGTTCGCACAGAAAACACTGATTTTGCACACTTTTATTTCATAGTACAGAGAACTGGTCCTGCAACAGAGAAAGTGTTCAGAAAGATGGAATCGGTTTAAGAAGTGAGACTGAGTGTTGTACATACCATGGCTTTGGAGAATCAAagattgttttctctgttccattaCTTCACAGATGAGTAGGACTGCAAGTATGAGCCACAGAGATTAACAGTGTTAGAAAAAGACATGTATGAAAATTTATGCCGTGTCATTCACAATTTTCTATAGGGTTACGGAACTGTGCGCACTGCTAACTGCTAAAAAGAGTGACAAAAGTATTAAAACAAAGGGTGTTACAATATTAGCCTGTCAGAATTGGCACATTGTTGATACATGTGgttactgaagaggaaataaaaagttgaaaaaatagtTTACATAAAGAAGAATATGGAAAGTTAGAAGGTTTTGATGTAGAAAATGAAAGTACATTTATGATAGGAAATGTTAATGTGTTAGGATTACATCTACCTAaacaatttcttaatttttttgaaaaaatgaatggaactaaACAAGAACTAATGATAGACCACACTTCTCACCagatatggagcagtgtgtgaagtgtacAGATCATCAGTATtccaacacagagagaaaccagtgcctcctaagagctgtaagtttcctggcttatggagagcccttggggattGCCTTGGCAAGCGTGGCTCTcggtttatctacactcacagcagttgttcttggggtctttgtgaaacatcacaacacccccattgtcaaggctaataaccaggctctcagctacatcctgctcatctccctcatcttctgcttcctctgttccttgctctttattggccgccCCAactcagtcacctgcattctacagcaaaccacatttggtgTTACATTCActatagctgtttctgctgtcttggccaaaactgtaactgcgGTTATGGTCTTCAagttcacttctccagggagaacgatgaggtggctgctggtatcaaGGGCCCCTAacatcatcattcccatctgtacTCTGATCCAGGTTATTCTCTGTgcaatctggctgggaacctctcctcctttCATTGACACGGATgcccactctgaacatggcctcatcatcatcctgtgtaataAGGGCTCTctcactgctttctactgtgtcttgggattcctggcctccctggccctggccagcttcactgtggctttcctggccaggaacctgcctgacatctTCAATGAAGCAAAGTTCctcaccttcagcatgctggtattctgtagtgtgtggctcaccttcctgcctgtctaccacagtgccaaggggaagcTCATGGTGGCTatagaggtcttctccatcttgaccTCTAGTGCAGGACTCTtaggctgcatctttgcccccaagtgctataTCATCTTGTTAAGGCCAGATAGAAATGTTCTACATGCCCTCCGGAATAAAATGCACATTGGGAAGAATAATCCATCTTAAGGTCACatgtatgaatttttggattaaatCTACATTTCTATTCTCaagcagatattattttatatatttgaaataatctCATGAATTAGTGCTGCTTCTAATTTCTCTAATGATGGTACAATCACAAGTGCTAGCTAAAGttgcattttttaattatttgatatTCCTATTTATTCTGCATTCATTCCATCATCCCAATTAGTATATTTTTCACTCTtgatttgttttgtaatttttttctttattaatcatTTACTTAAAGTTTCTGTTTGGGCatctgtcttgggacttgaacttaaagcctatGTACTGTCAGTGACTTTATTGTTTTCTAAAACTatggttttaccacttgagtcacagacctCCTTTTGGCTCTGTGGTGGTgaactgaagacaagagtctcaatggacttttcttcccaggttggtttGAAAATCTGACCCCTGTATTACACCTTCCTAGGTAGTTGAATTAAACTAAATTATATTGACATAATTTTAAGACACATTAAATTCCTCCTATATCACTACACTGCTTAATCCccaaatatattatattaatattttcattttatttctattcacaTATCTGCCTTTTGCAACATTCCTCAATCTGTTTTCTTTGATCATTCTCTCCCCATTCTCTgtatcccttccctctctctattcctttcatcctttgtcttcttGTCCCCCACTTTGCTCTCTctatagttttaaaatttcaagaatgTTTTTTGTATGCAACAAAAATACACTTCAATTTTATAACACGATGTATTGGATTAATGGAGTATTGGTGGGAGAAAGTATAGATTCATAATAGTTTGATTATATATGGCTGTATATACATTTAAACTTATCCTAGCTTAATCACTTAAGAATATTATACATACAACGTTAGatatattcaatatacatgtatgtttttttttctttcttttttttttttttggccagtcctgggccttggactcagggcctgagcactgtccctggattccttttgctcaaggctagcactccgccacttgagccacagtgccacttctggccgttttctgtatatatggtgctggggaatcgaacccagggcctcatgtatacgaggcaagctctcttgccactaggccatatccccagcccatgtatgCTTTTTATGTTATCAATTGTTGTNNNNNNNNNNNNNNNNNNNNNNNNNNNNNNNNNNNNNNNNNNNNNNNNNNNNNNNNNNNNNNNNNNNNNNNNNNNNNNNNNNNNNNNNNNNNNNNNNNNNNNNNNNNNNNNNNNNNNNNNNNNNNNNNNNNNNNNNNNNNNNNNNNNNNNNNNNNNNNNNNNNNNNNNNNNNNNNNNNNNNNNNNNNNNNNNNNNNNNNNNNNNNNNNNNNNNNNNNNNNNNNNNNNNNNNNNNNNNNNNNNNNNNNNNNNNNNNNNNNNNNNNNNNNNNNNNNNNNNNNNNNNNNNNNNNNNNNNNNNNNNNNNNNNNNNNNNNNNNNNNNNNNNNNNNNNNNNNNNNNNNNNNNNNNNNNNNNNNNNNNNNNNNNNNNNNNNNNNNNNNNNNNNNNNNNNNNNNNNNNNNNNNNNNNNNNNNNNNNNNNNNNNNNNNNNNNNNNNNNNNNNNNNNNNNNNNNNNNNNNNNNNNNNNNNNNNNNNNNNNNNNNNNNNNNNNNNNNNNNNGACTGCATGCATTCCCTCTACTCCAAACACTCTTGAACAGACCCATTCTCTGTtcagaagaatagaaatgcatttgtaaatgTGTTAGTCTTGACATTCCCAGGACCTTCAAAGAGCATTATGTTCTtccaggtctctaaatggagcaacaTCTTGGCTAGTTCAGAGATAGAACCATAATGATAGGTATGAGACCAAGTTttgttctttcactctccctcttctttccttccttccttctgtctccttccttccttccttccttccttccttccttccttccttccttccttccttccttccttccttccttcttccctccctctttccttttcttttgtgccagtactgggtgaaAACAGCCATTGCAGAACCACATGGACACAGCCGGTTACAGCAACAGGAGtcttttgtctgcctgggatgaccGTGACCACCtcccccatgggagagggagaaatagtGCTTGTCTTTATGTAGCATGGGGGTGGGGATTTCTTAACATAGGCGAGTTAAGGGCCAGGGATTCATGTAGGGCTTGGGAACGGGTTAGTTTGTTACAGCGGACTAAGATTTGTGGCAGCTGCCTGGATAGTAGATAAGGGAGTGTGCTGTTAGCATTTTTGGTggagactcaacaaatggaacattacttcaaggtgagaggagggggggagctgGTTATCAGCCGCCTGCTACAAAAGGACCCTTGGTGGGCCAATAGGAGGAAAGGGCAATGCCAGGCTAACATTGCAGATGAAACTCAGCACAAAACTGGCactttaacatttgagccacatctccacttctagctttttgctgaatggcAGATCAGAATCCCATTGACTTTCTATCGGGACTGGCTTCTAAGTAGTATCCCTATGGTGTAGGTTATGGCCTGAAGCCTGGCAGAAGTGATGCCATTTTGTCCCCCATGGAAAAAAGCTCCTGACCCCAGAACTGTTGTTTGCTCAAACATGTGTTGCAAAAAAGCTGTTTACTCAGcagattctaaaaaagaaaagtcccccaAAATGTTCCAGCCTATCAGTATTTAGGGGAGTAAGTCTACATTTACTGCTCAGTTTTGTTTCTGGATATGCTTTGCAAAACAAAGCATTGCTTGGCAGAAaggatgtggtttttgtctttaaaagacttaACTCTGAGCTGCTTCCAGATGCACAATTTGGAAAGTCTATGTGCAGCCGCTAGCCTGTGGAGGGGACTCCTATGATGTGGCTTATTAAATGTggcatcctctgttttcttgctgattaggTCACAGCTCTCAGAGCt
The DNA window shown above is from Perognathus longimembris pacificus isolate PPM17 chromosome 18, ASM2315922v1, whole genome shotgun sequence and carries:
- the LOC125367001 gene encoding vomeronasal type-2 receptor 116-like — encoded protein: FKNYQFVLALAFAVEGINKNSHLLHNLSLGFDIYDVQFGDWLAFKNHFTCLFGKYKSPNYSCMRDIKSIAVITGPSGLTSSQIGMLLSLYRYPQLTFGPFDHALNDRNKFPALYQMAPKDTSMATAMVSLLLHFNWNWVGMFTLEDENGLWILPELKKEMAKSRVCIAFELVIPTNAISYALKIMSLYNQINKSSSNILIIYGDDESLLDLMKWVEQVLIKGKVCILNSQWELTLRKKYFLLGSFHVPLIFSHHHPYVSGFTDFVKAVSPSKYPEDFFLARLWFLSFNCSISESDCVTWENCPHDASLDWLPRHNYDLTMSGNSYNIHNAVYSVAQALHDMLLHQTEMQTMGNRKGTLPSPAQLHAFLKNIQFNNAAGDQVIWDERRKFEAEYDIVNIWNFPEGLQLEVKIGTFSPYALHGHQLSLSEDMVQWAIGTTETPHSVCSESCGPGYRKSPQEGEAVCCFDCTPCPENEIANGTDMEQCVKCTDHQYSNTERNQCLLRAVSFLAYGEPLGIALASVALGLSTLTAVVLGVFVKHHNTPIVKANNQALSYILLISLIFCFLCSLLFIGRPNSVTCILQQTTFGVTFTIAVSAVLAKTVTAVMVFKFTSPGRTMRWLLVSRAPNIIIPICTLIQVILCAIWLGTSPPFIDTDAHSEHGLIIILCNKGSLTAFYCVLGFLASLALASFTVAFLARNLPDIFNEAKFLTFSMLVFCSVWLTFLPVYHSAKGKLMVAIEVFSILTSSAGLLGCIFAPKCYIILLRPDRNVLHALRNKMHIGKNNPS